Proteins from a genomic interval of bacterium HR17:
- the fliG gene encoding Flagellar motor switch protein FliG: protein MEQTVERQRTTVSKVSGLRKAAILLSLLSPEEAAGVLRHLEESEVEKLLGEMARLGTVSDQAIDDLLKESLQRIAQPPPIASGGLAKVRSLLVQAFGVHQGTALWSRLEALLSEPAEDKEDTELLAKLGSVPPQHIVELVRNENPQAIALLLGLLPTAHGAAVLGELTPELRAEVAFRLLITEPPPEEVLETLRASLKEVIAPTAQRAVTRFNGLQVLVQILSNVPREVYQEILTALEQRNPELAERVQQAMFTFEDLVKLDDRSLQRVLREVDMRELAVALKGASEELKEKIFHNMSQRAAQILREEMDFMGPVRLRDVTLAQRKVVDIVRRLEEAGEIAVPRGGEEVLV from the coding sequence ATGGAGCAAACGGTAGAGCGCCAACGCACTACCGTGAGCAAAGTGTCCGGGTTGCGCAAAGCGGCGATTTTGCTGTCGCTGCTTTCGCCCGAGGAAGCCGCCGGCGTCCTGCGGCACTTAGAAGAGTCCGAAGTGGAGAAATTGCTGGGCGAAATGGCGCGATTGGGTACAGTAAGCGACCAAGCAATTGATGACTTGCTAAAGGAAAGCCTGCAGCGGATTGCACAGCCGCCGCCTATCGCATCGGGCGGGTTAGCAAAAGTGCGGTCGCTGTTGGTGCAAGCTTTCGGGGTTCATCAAGGCACCGCCCTTTGGTCCCGTTTGGAAGCGCTCCTCAGCGAACCTGCTGAGGACAAGGAAGATACGGAATTGCTGGCGAAACTGGGCAGTGTTCCCCCTCAACACATCGTAGAGTTAGTGCGCAACGAGAACCCGCAAGCGATTGCTCTGCTGTTGGGCTTACTTCCCACCGCCCACGGGGCAGCAGTGTTAGGGGAACTGACACCTGAGTTGCGGGCGGAGGTGGCGTTCCGTTTGCTCATCACGGAGCCACCACCTGAAGAAGTGCTGGAAACCCTGCGCGCTTCACTGAAAGAAGTCATCGCCCCGACGGCGCAACGCGCTGTGACCCGCTTCAACGGGTTACAAGTGCTGGTGCAAATCCTGAGCAATGTCCCCCGTGAAGTTTACCAAGAAATCTTGACAGCGCTGGAGCAACGCAACCCTGAGTTGGCGGAGCGGGTTCAGCAAGCCATGTTCACCTTTGAGGATTTGGTCAAGTTGGACGACCGTTCGCTGCAACGGGTGCTGCGCGAGGTGGATATGCGCGAATTAGCCGTGGCGCTCAAAGGCGCCAGCGAGGAGTTGAAGGAAAAAATCTTCCACAACATGTCCCAACGCGCCGCTCAAATCTTGCGGGAGGAGATGGACTTTATGGGTCCGGTGCGGCTGCGCGATGTCACATTGGCGCAGCGTAAGGTCGTGGACATCGTGCGCCGCTTGGAAGAAGCCGGCGAAATCGCCGTGCCGCGCGGCGGGGAGGAGGTGCTCGTCTGA
- the fliH gene encoding Flagellar assembly protein FliH, which translates to MPVLFQPLYHPQPVPWDNGIGQNGCDAPTSPTSAAEHPSADAEILRQARQEGYEAGYRDGFLAGQQEGYRHGIAAASKQFQQEREEWHRHIQHLTAALGDALRSELASLMARTEELLTELALEIARKVVEVEITSNPEVVRHAVSQALQELRGGTVTVRVNPDDFVLLEQHINLLDLSAEGVTVRLVPDESVERGGVVAESEQGAVDLQPTTKFALLRTEVL; encoded by the coding sequence ATGCCGGTGCTGTTTCAACCTCTTTACCATCCCCAACCTGTGCCTTGGGACAACGGCATCGGACAGAACGGGTGCGACGCCCCGACCTCCCCGACATCCGCTGCGGAACACCCCAGCGCTGACGCGGAGATCTTGCGCCAAGCGCGGCAGGAAGGTTACGAGGCAGGATACCGCGATGGGTTTCTCGCCGGGCAACAAGAGGGTTACCGACACGGTATTGCCGCTGCCAGCAAGCAGTTTCAGCAAGAGCGTGAAGAGTGGCATCGGCACATCCAACACCTGACCGCAGCGCTGGGAGATGCCTTGAGGAGTGAACTGGCGAGTTTAATGGCGCGGACGGAAGAGTTGTTAACCGAGTTGGCGCTGGAAATCGCCCGCAAGGTCGTGGAAGTGGAAATCACCAGCAACCCGGAAGTCGTCCGCCACGCTGTCTCGCAAGCCTTGCAAGAACTGCGTGGCGGCACCGTCACCGTCCGCGTCAATCCCGACGATTTTGTTCTGTTGGAACAGCACATCAACTTGCTGGATTTGAGCGCCGAGGGCGTTACGGTGCGGCTCGTTCCCGACGAAAGCGTAGAGCGCGGCGGTGTCGTCGCTGAGAGCGAACAAGGCGCCGTGGATTTGCAACCCACGACGAAATTTGCCCTCTTGCGCACTGAGGTGTTGTGA
- the yscN gene encoding putative ATP synthase YscN produces MTERQRHTWHSAPTDDIPPSKTLGRLERMRHRLTHCGVAGVFGRLTQATGLVLESVCPSAFVGELAFVECDPEPLMAEVVGFRNGTTLLMPLGDLNGLRIGAKVRLTHRSLQVTVSEQLVGRVLDGLGRPLDGMPMPPGEERPIHNNPPSPLERPLITEPLPVGVRAIDALVTLGKGQRVGIFAGSGVGKSTLLGMLARFAQADVSVIALIGERGREVREFLERQLGEEGLRRSVVIVATSDQPPIVRLKGALVAMTIAEFFRDQGADVLFVMDSLTRWAMAGREVGLAIGEPPTSRGYTPSVFAMMPRFLERAGRSAVGSITALVTVLVEGDDLNEPIADHARSILDGHIVLSRALTERGHLPPVDVLASLSRVMPEIVSAEHWRAAQTVRTLLAALRDNEALLRLGAYRQGTEPVLDVAINLRDDLTALLRQDRDERAEFADTVARLCHIADRVALRDA; encoded by the coding sequence ATGACGGAGCGGCAACGGCACACATGGCACAGCGCGCCGACGGACGACATCCCACCAAGCAAAACGCTGGGGCGCTTGGAACGGATGCGCCATCGGTTGACTCACTGTGGCGTCGCCGGCGTGTTTGGGCGGTTGACGCAAGCGACAGGGCTTGTGCTGGAGAGCGTTTGCCCCTCGGCGTTCGTCGGTGAGTTGGCGTTCGTAGAATGCGACCCTGAGCCGTTGATGGCGGAAGTGGTGGGGTTCCGTAACGGGACGACTTTGCTGATGCCGTTGGGCGATTTGAACGGTCTGAGAATAGGTGCAAAGGTGCGCTTGACGCACCGCAGCCTGCAAGTGACGGTCAGCGAGCAATTGGTCGGACGAGTGCTGGACGGGTTAGGGCGCCCGCTGGATGGCATGCCCATGCCGCCCGGCGAAGAACGCCCCATCCACAACAATCCGCCGTCGCCTTTGGAGCGCCCGCTCATCACAGAGCCGTTGCCCGTCGGCGTCCGCGCCATTGACGCCCTAGTGACACTGGGCAAAGGGCAACGCGTGGGCATTTTTGCCGGCAGCGGTGTCGGCAAATCCACGCTGTTAGGGATGTTGGCGCGGTTCGCCCAAGCGGATGTGTCCGTCATCGCCTTGATCGGGGAGCGCGGACGCGAAGTGCGGGAGTTTTTGGAACGGCAGTTGGGCGAGGAAGGGCTGCGCCGCTCCGTCGTCATCGTCGCCACTTCCGACCAGCCCCCGATCGTGCGGCTCAAAGGAGCGTTGGTGGCGATGACGATCGCTGAGTTTTTCCGCGACCAAGGCGCCGATGTGCTGTTCGTCATGGACAGTTTGACCCGATGGGCGATGGCAGGGCGCGAAGTCGGCTTAGCCATCGGGGAGCCGCCCACCTCGCGCGGTTACACGCCGTCGGTGTTCGCTATGATGCCGCGTTTCTTGGAGCGAGCGGGGCGCAGCGCTGTCGGCTCCATCACCGCTTTAGTCACGGTGTTAGTGGAAGGGGACGATTTGAACGAACCGATTGCTGACCACGCCCGCTCCATTTTAGACGGGCACATCGTCTTGTCACGGGCGTTGACGGAACGCGGGCATCTGCCGCCTGTGGATGTCCTCGCTTCGTTGAGCCGAGTCATGCCGGAAATCGTGTCTGCGGAGCATTGGCGGGCGGCGCAAACCGTCCGAACCCTTTTGGCAGCGTTGCGGGATAACGAAGCCCTCTTGCGGTTAGGGGCTTACCGCCAAGGCACAGAGCCCGTTTTGGATGTCGCCATCAACCTGCGGGATGACTTGACCGCACTTCTCCGACAAGACCGCGATGAGCGGGCAGAGTTCGCCGACACAGTGGCGCGTTTGTGCCACATCGCTGACCGCGTCGCTTTGCGCGATGCGTGA
- the slt gene encoding Soluble lytic murein transglycosylase yields the protein MATPSINVIPTPTADVTAMEGKLGVVPTPDGLNGLMERLRALDGQLLALLLGQLPSNRSSAPFLAHFVQALQQPSSLAAPTVGSLASGTADASLRVGNPLLAAQPTVVPMPSPRPTPQSVTAPNAGSAAQESVMRLIVQTAQRRGVDPALALAVACAESNFNPNAVSPKGAIGVMQLMPATASALGVTDPFDPAHNIDGGIRYLRHLLERFNGQIALAVAAYNAGPNAVQRYSGVPPYPETQTFVRRVLGYWQIFRDRVAHLLAGTSSATPTAPSKENALPAGQSPHFSVLEGASAVSPKNEGGYEPVSLRKEFVSAPSLVSRAEHHPLEPSQLPGSSTATNHGWRIAASAVAPEETSLDAQKQPEIPSERSSSWRGVAEAGQPTPFPSHAPVASQPSQVSEGASRPAPSASLSLSEAPSTPLGGTTPRVVPRLSAEMPAADGRETIRVQVALTGRSPEPSVQVVVHVPDERAATQLQLSTPTLRQHLWEQGIALTHMGVFAQTQQEKRRDVTGLGEEWRRLPRTPMPKNAPLDTDGLWA from the coding sequence ATGGCGACACCGTCAATCAATGTCATCCCGACACCGACTGCAGATGTAACAGCAATGGAAGGCAAACTCGGCGTTGTCCCGACACCCGATGGGCTCAACGGTTTGATGGAACGGTTGCGGGCATTGGACGGGCAACTGCTTGCGTTGTTGCTGGGGCAGTTGCCGTCAAATAGATCCTCGGCACCGTTCCTCGCCCATTTCGTGCAGGCGTTGCAACAGCCGTCGTCACTCGCCGCGCCCACTGTTGGCTCTCTCGCATCGGGCACGGCAGATGCCTCGTTGCGCGTCGGTAATCCGCTGCTTGCCGCTCAGCCGACGGTCGTGCCGATGCCGTCGCCGCGTCCGACACCCCAATCCGTGACGGCACCGAATGCCGGGTCAGCCGCACAAGAGTCCGTCATGCGGTTGATTGTGCAAACGGCACAGCGGCGTGGGGTTGACCCGGCGCTCGCGTTGGCGGTGGCTTGCGCCGAGAGCAACTTCAACCCGAACGCCGTTTCGCCCAAAGGGGCGATAGGTGTGATGCAGTTGATGCCAGCGACGGCAAGCGCACTCGGCGTCACGGACCCGTTTGACCCGGCTCACAACATTGACGGGGGCATCCGCTACCTCCGGCACCTTTTGGAGCGGTTCAACGGGCAAATTGCCCTCGCTGTCGCCGCTTACAACGCCGGTCCCAACGCTGTGCAGCGTTACAGTGGCGTGCCGCCATATCCCGAAACGCAAACTTTTGTGCGGCGCGTCTTGGGATATTGGCAAATTTTTCGCGACCGAGTCGCCCACTTGTTGGCGGGCACATCTTCGGCAACGCCTACCGCGCCGTCTAAAGAGAACGCGTTACCGGCTGGGCAGAGCCCCCATTTCTCGGTCTTAGAAGGCGCGTCAGCGGTGTCGCCGAAAAACGAGGGCGGCTATGAACCCGTGAGCCTGCGGAAGGAGTTTGTGAGCGCCCCATCACTCGTGAGTCGGGCAGAACATCACCCGCTTGAACCATCGCAATTGCCGGGCTCTTCTACCGCTACAAATCACGGATGGCGCATTGCAGCGTCTGCCGTCGCACCAGAGGAAACATCGTTGGATGCTCAAAAGCAACCCGAAATTCCCTCCGAGCGCTCCTCGTCATGGCGGGGCGTCGCTGAAGCGGGACAGCCAACGCCCTTCCCCTCACACGCGCCGGTAGCGTCGCAGCCGTCCCAGGTGTCTGAAGGCGCCTCGCGTCCTGCGCCGTCCGCTTCGCTTTCGCTGTCGGAAGCCCCATCAACGCCGTTAGGGGGGACGACGCCGAGGGTTGTGCCCCGCTTGAGCGCTGAAATGCCTGCCGCTGACGGTCGAGAAACTATCCGTGTGCAAGTGGCGTTGACGGGGCGTTCGCCGGAACCGTCGGTGCAGGTCGTCGTGCATGTGCCTGACGAGCGGGCGGCAACGCAATTGCAATTGTCAACCCCCACGCTGCGCCAGCACCTTTGGGAGCAAGGCATTGCCTTGACGCACATGGGCGTTTTCGCCCAAACGCAACAGGAAAAGCGGCGCGATGTGACGGGGCTCGGCGAGGAGTGGCGGCGGCTCCCTCGCACCCCGATGCCCAAGAACGCGCCGTTAGACACCGATGGGTTGTGGGCGTGA
- the flgE gene encoding Flagellar hook protein FlgE: MGVMQTALSALSAADFMLSVATNNLANLNTAGFKSQSVSFSDAFYQTLRASTAPISNVGGSNPLQIGTGVFVSAIATRMAQGTFTPTGMSTDLAILGNGFFAVQRGDQVRFTRDGSFRLDAQGHMVHIGSGSILLGWIADAAGNINTQAAPVPIVLPTSNLSAQATTRTRFDGNLDSRRAIGSDVDMTFSVFDSLGNQHIVQLTFTKTGVNTWDWQAQFNGNPVGSGTVTFDNNGVVQSGGSGNITLTLTNGAASPQTIALDFSNIRQLASETTIGATFQDGFPPGDLESFSVDARGVVIASFTNGVTRPVAQIAIAMFANPEGLERVGDNLFNVSGNSGAARFLPAGVGGAGRVQGGGLEMSNVDLARELTQVLIAQRSFQAAARTILAADELIQEALNLRR; this comes from the coding sequence ATGGGCGTGATGCAGACGGCGTTGTCGGCGTTGAGCGCCGCCGATTTCATGCTGTCGGTGGCGACAAACAATTTGGCAAACCTTAACACCGCAGGGTTCAAGTCGCAGAGCGTCAGTTTTTCCGACGCATTTTACCAGACCCTGCGGGCGTCCACAGCACCGATTTCCAATGTCGGTGGCTCCAACCCGTTGCAGATCGGAACGGGTGTGTTTGTGAGTGCCATCGCCACGCGCATGGCGCAAGGGACTTTCACGCCGACGGGCATGTCCACCGACTTGGCGATTTTGGGCAACGGGTTTTTTGCCGTCCAAAGGGGCGACCAAGTGCGCTTTACCCGCGACGGATCGTTCCGCTTAGACGCGCAGGGGCACATGGTGCACATCGGTTCAGGCAGCATCTTGTTGGGATGGATCGCTGACGCCGCTGGCAACATCAACACGCAAGCCGCTCCGGTGCCTATCGTGTTGCCGACGAGCAACCTCTCAGCGCAAGCGACAACCCGCACCCGGTTTGACGGCAACCTGGACAGCCGTCGCGCGATCGGTAGCGATGTGGACATGACTTTTTCGGTGTTTGACAGTTTGGGCAATCAGCACATCGTCCAGTTGACTTTCACAAAGACAGGCGTGAATACTTGGGACTGGCAAGCCCAGTTCAATGGCAACCCAGTTGGTAGCGGCACAGTCACTTTTGACAACAACGGTGTCGTTCAGAGCGGCGGCTCGGGCAATATTACCCTGACGCTGACCAACGGTGCCGCTTCCCCCCAGACGATTGCGTTGGACTTTTCCAACATCCGCCAGTTGGCGTCGGAGACGACCATCGGGGCGACCTTCCAAGACGGCTTTCCGCCGGGCGACCTTGAAAGTTTCTCGGTGGACGCGCGGGGGGTCGTCATCGCCAGTTTCACCAACGGCGTCACGCGCCCTGTCGCCCAGATCGCCATCGCTATGTTTGCGAACCCTGAGGGCTTAGAGCGGGTCGGCGACAACTTGTTCAATGTGTCGGGCAACTCGGGTGCAGCCCGCTTCTTGCCGGCAGGTGTCGGCGGTGCCGGTCGCGTGCAAGGCGGCGGGTTGGAAATGTCCAATGTGGATTTGGCGCGCGAACTGACGCAGGTGCTTATCGCGCAACGCAGTTTCCAAGCTGCCGCCCGCACTATCTTGGCTGCAGACGAACTTATTCAGGAGGCATTGAACTTGCGGCGATAA
- the pomA gene encoding Chemotaxis protein PomA: protein MDLATVLGIVLGVGALLATAILEGTHLSVLVNIPALVLIVGGSIGATLTSFSLSDFLRLPGFLRDALFAPSLSLAERVQQLVELAQKARREGLLALEEDARNIADPFMQKGLQLVVDGTEPDVVQAVLESEIAVWEEREKVGEGLFMGFGGYAPTMGIMGAVLGLMHALGQSDDPKKMAHAIAVAFVATLYGVGFANLICLPLAGKLKARLAERRALYELTMAGILAIQAGENPRLVAEKLASYLPPAERAKVTEQSIGAAA from the coding sequence ATGGATTTGGCGACGGTCCTCGGCATTGTCCTCGGCGTCGGCGCTTTGTTAGCGACGGCGATTTTGGAAGGCACCCATTTAAGCGTGTTGGTGAACATCCCTGCATTGGTGTTGATCGTCGGTGGGTCCATCGGCGCCACGCTGACTTCTTTTTCGCTGAGCGACTTTCTGCGGTTGCCGGGGTTTTTGCGGGATGCCCTGTTCGCACCGTCGTTGAGTTTGGCGGAGCGGGTTCAACAACTCGTGGAGTTAGCCCAGAAAGCCCGTCGGGAAGGGTTGTTGGCGCTGGAAGAGGACGCCCGCAATATTGCCGACCCCTTCATGCAAAAAGGGTTGCAGTTGGTCGTGGACGGCACGGAACCCGATGTCGTGCAAGCCGTCTTGGAAAGCGAAATTGCCGTGTGGGAAGAACGCGAGAAGGTGGGCGAAGGGTTATTCATGGGCTTCGGAGGTTACGCCCCGACAATGGGCATCATGGGGGCGGTGTTGGGGTTGATGCACGCCCTCGGTCAATCGGATGACCCCAAGAAGATGGCTCACGCGATTGCTGTCGCGTTCGTCGCGACGCTGTATGGTGTCGGGTTCGCTAACTTAATTTGCCTGCCGTTAGCCGGCAAACTCAAAGCCCGTCTTGCCGAGCGGCGTGCCCTTTACGAGTTGACGATGGCAGGTATCTTGGCGATTCAAGCCGGCGAGAACCCGCGCTTAGTCGCGGAGAAACTGGCGTCTTACTTACCGCCTGCCGAGCGCGCCAAGGTGACGGAGCAATCTATCGGTGCCGCGGCGTAA
- the motB gene encoding Motility protein B translates to MATTANRKHAGGGEGGGGHETAGMMRWLITYADMITLLLALFIMLYAISTLDIQRFKALMEEFQVLFGGGATLVEGGRGMLKFGAPESRRPLVVPLLPGKKPEMHEEEESVERYVEQQRLEGKVLVHREERGLVISLLTDGIFFEKGSAVLSPAARKVLRDLAPVIQRSQRFVRVEGHTCDLPIHTPRYPSNWELSVARAVAVVRYLIGCGVSASRLSAVGYGEYCPLVPNTNEENRRLNRRVDIVLLAEEGQKAEPAYRPPQRPGQRSPSGGAMP, encoded by the coding sequence ATGGCGACGACGGCGAACCGCAAACACGCTGGTGGGGGCGAAGGCGGCGGTGGACATGAAACCGCCGGCATGATGCGGTGGTTGATCACCTACGCCGACATGATCACTTTGCTGCTGGCGTTGTTCATCATGCTCTACGCCATCAGCACGCTGGACATCCAGCGCTTCAAGGCATTGATGGAGGAGTTTCAGGTGTTGTTTGGCGGCGGAGCGACGCTCGTGGAAGGCGGGCGGGGCATGTTGAAGTTTGGGGCGCCGGAAAGCCGACGCCCCCTCGTCGTGCCGCTGCTGCCGGGCAAAAAACCAGAGATGCACGAAGAAGAAGAAAGCGTGGAACGCTATGTGGAGCAACAACGCTTGGAAGGTAAAGTCCTTGTCCACCGTGAAGAACGCGGTTTGGTCATCAGCCTGTTAACCGACGGGATTTTCTTTGAGAAAGGGAGCGCAGTTTTATCGCCTGCGGCGCGTAAAGTGCTGCGCGATTTAGCGCCGGTGATTCAACGGTCCCAGCGCTTTGTGCGGGTGGAAGGGCACACCTGTGACTTGCCGATTCACACCCCGCGTTACCCCAGCAACTGGGAACTTTCCGTTGCGCGCGCTGTGGCAGTCGTGCGCTACCTGATCGGTTGCGGGGTTTCAGCGTCTCGGCTTTCCGCTGTCGGCTACGGCGAATATTGCCCGTTGGTGCCCAACACTAACGAAGAAAACCGTCGGTTGAACCGCCGCGTGGATATCGTGCTGCTTGCCGAGGAGGGACAGAAAGCCGAGCCGGCTTACCGCCCGCCACAGCGACCGGGGCAACGATCTCCGTCGGGAGGGGCAATGCCATGA
- the fliN gene encoding Flagellar motor switch protein FliN — protein sequence MSEQRPEAQPVSFPPLTDEERIGQESAVPWELLATLELPVQVELGRVEVRVQELLELTPGSILELDKAVGEPVEVYVAGRLIARGEVVVVLGERLGVRITELIRPT from the coding sequence GTGAGTGAACAACGCCCTGAAGCCCAGCCGGTGTCATTTCCCCCGCTCACCGATGAGGAGCGCATCGGACAGGAGAGCGCGGTGCCTTGGGAATTGCTCGCCACGCTGGAGCTGCCTGTTCAGGTAGAACTGGGGCGCGTGGAGGTGCGCGTCCAAGAGTTGCTGGAACTTACCCCCGGCAGTATCTTGGAACTGGACAAAGCCGTCGGTGAGCCCGTTGAAGTCTATGTCGCCGGGCGGTTAATTGCGCGGGGAGAAGTGGTCGTCGTTTTGGGTGAGCGGTTAGGGGTGCGGATCACAGAGTTGATCCGACCGACTTGA